Proteins encoded by one window of Paenibacillus urinalis:
- a CDS encoding ECF transporter S component, translating to MGAWKLRDIIVLSSLSVVFAVIYLVFLQIGNLLTGVMGPMGYEVIFGIWFIVSIIAAYIIRKPGAAFLSETIAGIIEVLIGNTTGPILIVSAMIQGLGAEMVFAAVRYRKYSLPVLMLSGIGAAVFSFAWGYFRSGFAALSPEFVIAMLAVRIISGAILAGLLGKWIADALVRTGVLRSFPVAKAAARSHKA from the coding sequence ATGGGAGCCTGGAAGCTGCGTGACATTATCGTATTAAGCTCATTGTCCGTTGTATTTGCCGTCATTTATCTCGTATTTTTACAAATTGGCAATCTGCTCACCGGTGTCATGGGACCGATGGGTTATGAGGTGATCTTCGGAATCTGGTTCATTGTCTCCATTATTGCTGCCTATATTATCCGCAAGCCAGGGGCGGCCTTTTTGTCCGAAACTATTGCTGGCATTATTGAAGTACTGATTGGAAACACAACCGGTCCTATTCTTATCGTATCGGCGATGATTCAAGGTCTTGGAGCAGAAATGGTCTTTGCAGCGGTTCGTTATCGTAAATATTCGCTGCCCGTCCTGATGCTGTCAGGTATAGGGGCAGCAGTGTTCAGCTTCGCCTGGGGCTACTTCCGGTCCGGCTTTGCTGCATTATCACCTGAATTTGTCATCGCCATGCTGGCGGTACGGATCATCAGCGGAGCAATTCTGGCCGGTCTGCTCGGAAAATGGATTGCGGATGCACTGGTTCGTACGGGTGTGCTGCGAAGCTTCCCGGTTGCCAAAGCAGCAGCCCGGTCACACAAAGCATAA
- a CDS encoding energy-coupling factor transporter ATPase, with product MVLHTDKDQPVDETCRSAAAIEVRDLTLQYEEEAPLILNGITFDLIPGEMLLLLGPSGSGKSSLALCLNGIYPQEIESLVTGSVRIWGRPMVEQSAALHAQAVGIVFQDVDSQFCMLTVEEEVAFCLENVECPHERIRSRMDEALEMVDLLPYRTAQIHTLSGGMKQRLAIACALALRPGILVLDEPTANLDPVATRNLAQLISSLRKKHGITVLLIEHQLDAWMADIDRIALMDQEGQICRVAAPSEFFSKYRAELEQMGIWVPGPVSLQRQLSEYVPGSADVLPLTAEELIHYWVSRPKLEQGQVIDYLQKSSELSLYSRGDGERHAPVLEAHGMTFYRQDRPVIQNVSLRVRAGEFIAITGPNGAGKSTLAGLLSGLLTPKEGRVLAGGEDMIRVPESVIRKRVGLVFQHPEHQFVTDKVSEELAFGLRLQGKSEEEVQLRTAELLSEFRLSHLADYSPYALSQGQKRRLSVASMLVEEQQVLICDEPTYGQDAYASLRLLEALKSRVRQGLTVIMITHDMEWVRAYATRVIVMMEGKIELDDSLSALWHWPEERLAEAKLVLPLEVQLARALEMDSSIRTEKFPNTAEAPVHNSSVYEALTSSDEANAITFEAGSAVKSAGSASASSQHGGWNLHHMNPSIKALAVTLGVILLSLAFDPFTQLSALIVTILLTAWLGQVSWRRWVLLFAPFLIMALGYVWTAIVFPRESIVMNDEVWIRIGGFEAGRETVLTALSLGLRTLTFSALSLLFILTTDPVKLIFSLMQQCRLSPKLAYGIMAGYRFLPLFREELATMQQAHRMRGIQRERGVRFILHAFKRYSIPLLASSIRKSERVAVAMVSRGFTGKRDRDFYLKLQVRWQDWGFLMILLAAISLCFLLAAQLGYLEWYGGQL from the coding sequence ATGGTACTCCACACGGACAAAGATCAACCTGTCGATGAGACTTGCAGGTCCGCTGCTGCCATTGAAGTGAGAGATTTGACTCTTCAGTATGAGGAAGAAGCTCCGCTTATATTAAATGGGATCACATTCGACTTGATTCCAGGTGAGATGCTGCTGCTCCTGGGACCAAGCGGGAGCGGTAAGAGCTCGCTCGCGCTGTGTCTGAACGGAATTTATCCGCAAGAGATCGAGAGTCTGGTTACGGGAAGCGTCAGGATATGGGGCAGGCCGATGGTAGAGCAGAGTGCAGCATTGCATGCGCAAGCGGTAGGGATTGTCTTTCAAGATGTCGATAGCCAGTTCTGTATGCTGACAGTAGAAGAAGAGGTTGCCTTCTGCTTGGAAAATGTGGAATGTCCACATGAGAGGATCCGCAGCCGAATGGATGAAGCGCTTGAGATGGTTGACCTGCTGCCGTACAGAACGGCTCAGATTCACACTCTCTCCGGCGGCATGAAGCAGCGTCTAGCGATTGCCTGTGCACTCGCGCTTCGCCCCGGCATCCTTGTATTGGATGAGCCGACGGCCAATCTTGACCCGGTGGCTACTCGTAATCTGGCTCAGCTCATCTCATCACTTCGCAAAAAGCATGGAATAACGGTGCTCCTAATCGAGCATCAGCTGGATGCCTGGATGGCAGACATCGATCGTATTGCCCTAATGGATCAGGAAGGACAGATATGCCGAGTGGCTGCACCGAGCGAGTTTTTCTCGAAATATCGTGCTGAACTGGAGCAAATGGGGATTTGGGTGCCTGGCCCAGTGAGCCTGCAGCGGCAGCTAAGTGAATATGTACCGGGATCGGCGGATGTTCTTCCACTCACTGCTGAAGAGCTCATCCATTACTGGGTATCACGTCCTAAGCTTGAGCAAGGGCAGGTAATTGACTACTTGCAGAAGAGCTCTGAGCTATCTCTGTATTCTAGAGGAGATGGAGAGAGACATGCTCCTGTGCTGGAGGCACATGGGATGACATTTTATCGACAGGATCGGCCTGTCATTCAGAATGTCTCTCTGCGGGTGAGAGCAGGTGAATTCATCGCTATAACCGGACCGAATGGAGCAGGGAAGTCTACGCTGGCCGGGCTTCTGTCCGGATTGCTCACGCCTAAGGAAGGGCGGGTTCTTGCTGGCGGAGAGGATATGATCCGGGTGCCGGAGTCTGTCATCCGCAAGCGGGTCGGCCTCGTCTTTCAGCATCCCGAGCATCAGTTCGTTACGGATAAAGTGAGCGAGGAGCTTGCATTTGGACTGCGCCTGCAAGGTAAGTCCGAGGAAGAGGTTCAGCTGAGGACAGCAGAGCTTCTATCCGAGTTCCGGCTGTCTCACCTTGCAGACTACAGTCCCTATGCACTGAGTCAGGGCCAGAAACGAAGACTCAGCGTAGCTTCGATGCTTGTGGAAGAGCAGCAGGTGCTTATATGTGATGAGCCCACCTATGGCCAGGATGCCTATGCATCTCTGAGGCTGCTGGAAGCATTGAAGTCCAGGGTCCGGCAAGGACTTACGGTCATTATGATCACACATGATATGGAATGGGTCCGCGCTTACGCTACTCGTGTGATTGTGATGATGGAAGGAAAGATAGAGCTGGACGACAGCCTGTCAGCACTGTGGCACTGGCCTGAGGAGCGACTTGCTGAGGCGAAGCTGGTGCTGCCGCTTGAGGTACAGCTGGCAAGAGCATTAGAAATGGACTCTAGCATCAGAACGGAGAAGTTCCCGAATACAGCTGAAGCCCCTGTCCATAATTCAAGTGTGTACGAAGCACTTACAAGTTCAGACGAAGCAAACGCAATCACATTCGAAGCTGGAAGTGCAGTCAAATCAGCCGGAAGTGCTTCCGCTTCTTCTCAGCACGGCGGCTGGAATCTCCATCATATGAATCCGAGTATTAAGGCCCTTGCCGTCACCCTTGGTGTCATACTGCTGTCACTCGCATTTGATCCCTTCACGCAGCTGAGTGCTTTAATCGTAACGATCCTGCTTACGGCGTGGCTTGGCCAAGTATCCTGGCGCAGATGGGTGCTGCTGTTTGCACCATTCTTGATCATGGCCCTCGGCTATGTGTGGACAGCGATTGTCTTTCCGAGAGAGAGCATCGTTATGAATGATGAAGTATGGATCAGGATCGGCGGGTTTGAGGCGGGACGAGAAACGGTGCTTACCGCTCTGTCTCTCGGGCTTCGTACGCTCACCTTCTCTGCGCTCTCGCTCCTGTTCATTCTTACGACAGATCCGGTGAAGCTGATCTTTAGCCTGATGCAGCAGTGCAGGCTGTCCCCGAAGCTCGCTTACGGGATTATGGCAGGTTATCGCTTCTTGCCGCTGTTCCGGGAAGAGCTTGCGACGATGCAGCAGGCCCACCGTATGCGGGGGATTCAGCGGGAGAGGGGAGTGCGCTTTATTCTTCACGCGTTCAAGAGGTACTCGATTCCGCTGCTGGCCAGCAGCATTCGCAAATCCGAGCGGGTAGCTGTCGCCATGGTATCCAGAGGATTCACGGGGAAGCGGGATCGTGATTTTTATTTGAAGCTGCAAGTAAGATGGCAGGATTGGGGCTTCCTGATGATATTGCTGGCGGCGATTTCTCTATGCTTTTTATTGGCCGCACAGCTTGGATATTTGGAATGGTACGGAGGACAGCTGTAA
- a CDS encoding fatty acid desaturase — protein sequence MSASFKSQLKKEVAPYEKTELKASVIQMVNTLIPLFVLWYLAYVSLSVSYWLTLPITLVAAGFVIRTFIIFHDCCHGSFFKNKKANNIVGTLTGVISLTPYMQWKYSHSVHHASSGNLDKRGIGDIWMMTVTEYNESPWYTKFYYRVYRNPIILFGIGPIAVFLLQYRFNRRGAKRKERLNTYLTNLLIVSVYALLILAIGWKAFLLVQVPVFYFASMLGIWLFYVQHTFEDSYFESEEEWSYIQAAVEGSSYYKLPKPLQWITGNIGFHHVHHLSPRVPNYHLEEAHNATPPLQQATTITVLESFKAMRFRLWNEDMKKFVTFRQYKKGQRLKERAQRELADKKAAAI from the coding sequence ATGTCTGCATCATTTAAATCCCAGTTAAAAAAGGAAGTAGCTCCTTACGAAAAAACGGAGCTCAAAGCAAGTGTAATTCAAATGGTAAATACGCTTATTCCTTTATTTGTGCTTTGGTATTTGGCCTACGTAAGTTTGTCGGTATCCTACTGGCTCACCTTGCCTATAACTTTGGTTGCTGCCGGTTTTGTCATTCGGACATTCATCATATTTCATGACTGCTGTCATGGTTCTTTCTTCAAAAATAAAAAAGCAAACAACATTGTGGGTACGCTGACGGGTGTGATCTCACTTACCCCTTATATGCAGTGGAAATACAGTCATTCGGTGCACCATGCCTCCAGCGGTAACCTGGATAAACGAGGAATCGGCGATATATGGATGATGACCGTCACCGAATATAATGAATCACCATGGTATACCAAGTTTTATTATCGTGTCTATCGTAATCCGATCATTCTGTTCGGAATCGGTCCGATTGCGGTGTTCTTGCTGCAATATCGATTTAATCGGCGCGGTGCTAAGCGCAAGGAACGCTTAAATACGTATTTAACGAATCTGCTGATCGTGAGTGTATATGCGCTGCTCATTCTGGCCATCGGCTGGAAGGCATTCCTGCTTGTCCAGGTGCCGGTATTTTATTTTGCAAGCATGCTTGGCATTTGGCTGTTCTATGTTCAGCATACCTTTGAGGATTCTTATTTCGAGAGTGAGGAAGAATGGTCTTATATTCAAGCTGCTGTCGAAGGCAGCTCCTATTACAAGCTTCCGAAGCCGCTGCAGTGGATTACGGGTAATATCGGATTCCATCATGTCCACCATCTGAGCCCGAGGGTGCCTAACTACCATTTGGAGGAGGCACACAACGCCACACCGCCTTTGCAGCAAGCTACGACGATTACCGTCCTGGAGAGCTTCAAGGCGATGAGGTTCCGATTGTGGAACGAGGATATGAAGAAATTTGTAACGTTCAGGCAATACAAGAAAGGGCAGCGTCTCAAGGAGCGTGCTCAGCGAGAGCTCGCAGACAAGAAGGCAGCAGCCATTTAA
- a CDS encoding sensor histidine kinase yields MHRWQDMFRKNTGLNPYVWLVCFILPFYFIIGSSSKGYVVFGVLLIILFFGSNLLGLVMRGWPVYIWYGLQIAISVMMALIFGFVYFSLFLAFFIGTIQNKAGFITLYTVHLVTTFITINYSLASANEVVIKQLPFVLISMMAVILLPVNTYNKNKQDRLEGQLENANKRISELVKLEERQRISRDLHDTLGQKLSLIGLKSELAGKLVVRDPKRAQSEMDDVRQTARTALKEVREMVTQMRGARLEDELFRIRQILKAADIELHIEGEEHLSDLSLMNENVLGMSLKEAVTNVVKHSEATRCDITIHPERTELAVIIKDNGRGIGEAAKKSRGNGLRGMKERLEFVNGSLHIATHEGTELRIAVPHAVLAAE; encoded by the coding sequence ATGCATCGCTGGCAGGATATGTTTCGCAAAAATACGGGCCTGAACCCTTATGTATGGCTGGTCTGTTTTATATTGCCGTTTTATTTTATTATCGGATCTTCCTCCAAAGGATATGTTGTATTCGGTGTTCTGCTGATCATCCTCTTCTTCGGCTCGAATCTGCTCGGACTTGTCATGAGGGGATGGCCGGTATACATCTGGTATGGGCTTCAAATCGCGATATCTGTTATGATGGCGCTTATCTTCGGCTTTGTTTATTTTTCACTTTTTCTGGCTTTCTTCATTGGGACGATTCAAAATAAGGCCGGATTTATTACGCTGTATACCGTACATCTTGTCACGACCTTTATTACGATTAATTATTCACTGGCTTCTGCCAATGAAGTGGTCATTAAGCAGCTTCCTTTTGTACTGATCAGTATGATGGCTGTGATACTGCTTCCTGTCAACACCTATAACAAAAATAAACAAGATCGGCTCGAAGGCCAGCTGGAGAATGCGAATAAACGGATCTCCGAGCTGGTCAAGCTAGAAGAACGGCAGAGAATATCGCGTGACCTGCATGATACTTTGGGTCAGAAGCTGTCGCTTATTGGCCTGAAGAGCGAACTGGCGGGCAAGCTAGTTGTCCGTGATCCGAAGCGTGCACAGAGTGAGATGGATGATGTAAGGCAAACGGCACGCACCGCACTGAAGGAAGTGCGCGAGATGGTCACCCAGATGAGAGGGGCGCGGCTGGAGGACGAGCTGTTTCGAATCCGTCAGATTTTGAAGGCGGCTGACATTGAGCTTCATATTGAAGGGGAAGAGCATCTAAGTGACCTCTCTTTAATGAACGAGAATGTGCTCGGAATGTCGCTGAAGGAAGCAGTGACGAATGTGGTCAAGCATAGTGAGGCGACCAGGTGTGACATAACGATCCATCCTGAACGAACCGAGCTGGCAGTTATCATAAAGGATAATGGGCGGGGGATTGGAGAAGCGGCTAAGAAGTCACGGGGCAATGGGCTGCGAGGAATGAAGGAGCGGCTTGAATTTGTGAACGGTAGTCTCCATATTGCGACACATGAAGGAACCGAGCTGCGCATTGCTGTGCCACATGCAGTACTTGCGGCAGAGTGA
- a CDS encoding response regulator transcription factor, translating to MIRIVIAEDQRMLLGALASLLDLEEDMEVIGRANNGEDAIKLVHQYEPDICIMDIEMPIKNGLDAAEEIKGRDCKVIILTTFARTGYFERALKAGVSGYLLKDSPIEELAQTIRSVMSGRRIYAAELVDEGYGEKNPLTDREKAVLELIADGKNTKEISDELYITTGTVRNYVSVILDKLGVSNRIEAIKHFKEKGWFK from the coding sequence TTGATACGAATTGTAATTGCAGAAGATCAGCGGATGCTGTTAGGGGCTCTCGCATCCCTCTTGGATCTTGAAGAGGATATGGAAGTGATCGGCAGGGCAAATAATGGAGAGGACGCAATTAAGCTCGTCCATCAGTATGAGCCGGATATTTGCATCATGGACATTGAGATGCCGATCAAGAATGGGCTGGACGCCGCAGAGGAAATCAAGGGCAGAGACTGCAAAGTGATTATACTGACTACTTTTGCTCGTACCGGTTATTTTGAGCGCGCCCTAAAGGCAGGGGTCAGCGGATACTTGCTTAAGGACAGTCCAATTGAGGAGCTGGCTCAGACCATTCGGAGTGTCATGTCAGGAAGAAGAATCTATGCGGCTGAGCTGGTTGATGAAGGATACGGCGAGAAGAACCCGCTGACGGATCGGGAGAAGGCCGTGCTTGAGCTGATTGCAGATGGCAAGAATACGAAGGAAATTTCGGATGAGCTGTACATTACGACAGGAACGGTACGCAATTATGTGTCAGTCATTCTGGACAAGCTCGGCGTCAGCAACCGGATTGAGGCGATCAAGCATTTTAAGGAAAAAGGCTGGTTTAAGTAA
- a CDS encoding pectate lyase, with protein sequence MMKTVLKKRLTGALLSTTLVAAAFGILPGSMNAATTVNQTIIVPAGQTYDGQGQTFVANPSTLGDGGQGEGQKPVFRLEAGATLKNVILGAPAADGVHCYGSCNITNVTWQDVGEDALTLKSSGTVNITGGAAYKAYDKVFQANAAGTFNIKNFRADDIGKLVRQNGGSSYKVVMNVDSSDISNVKDSILRTDSSTSTGKITNTRYHDVPTLFKGFASGNTSQSGNTPY encoded by the coding sequence ATGATGAAGACAGTGTTGAAGAAGCGTTTAACGGGAGCCTTGTTGTCTACGACTCTGGTCGCGGCTGCATTTGGCATTTTGCCAGGAAGTATGAATGCGGCTACCACGGTAAATCAAACCATTATTGTACCTGCGGGACAAACTTATGACGGACAGGGGCAGACCTTCGTGGCTAACCCGAGTACGCTTGGGGATGGTGGACAAGGTGAGGGACAGAAGCCGGTATTCAGGCTGGAGGCTGGAGCTACATTAAAGAACGTTATTCTCGGCGCACCTGCAGCGGATGGTGTACATTGTTATGGAAGCTGTAATATTACGAATGTAACATGGCAGGATGTGGGTGAGGACGCATTGACCCTGAAATCCTCCGGAACGGTGAACATTACAGGCGGAGCAGCCTATAAAGCCTACGATAAAGTCTTCCAAGCCAATGCCGCAGGTACATTCAATATCAAGAACTTCAGAGCCGACGATATTGGCAAGCTTGTTCGTCAGAATGGCGGAAGCTCCTATAAAGTCGTGATGAATGTAGACAGCTCGGATATTTCGAACGTCAAGGATTCTATTCTGCGAACCGACAGCAGCACGTCCACTGGTAAGATTACGAATACCCGATATCATGATGTACCTACCCTATTTAAGGGCTTTGCTTCTGGAAATACGTCACAGTCAGGGAATACCCCATACTGA
- a CDS encoding methionine ABC transporter ATP-binding protein, giving the protein MISLSHVSKTFGAGKHGSGLTVVDDVSLHIEQGSIHGIIGASGAGKSTLLRMMNVLERPDQGQVYMGDQELTRMKEGELREARRKIGMIFQHFNLLSNRTVHGNVAVPLELAGVSREERNQRVQEYLQFVGLSDKAAQYPAQLSGGQKQRVAIARALANQPQVLLCDEPTSALDPKTTGGVLELLEHVNREMGITIVIVTHEVSVVERLCQSVSFMDSGKILRTVELAEGALPPDMLAWYEEQEAGDER; this is encoded by the coding sequence GTGATATCGCTAAGCCATGTCAGCAAGACATTCGGGGCAGGGAAGCATGGCAGTGGCTTGACCGTCGTTGATGATGTGTCTCTTCATATTGAGCAAGGGTCCATTCACGGCATTATCGGGGCAAGCGGCGCGGGAAAGTCTACTCTTCTTCGTATGATGAATGTATTGGAAAGGCCGGATCAGGGACAAGTCTATATGGGAGATCAGGAGCTGACCCGGATGAAGGAAGGCGAGCTGCGGGAAGCGCGAAGAAAGATCGGAATGATCTTTCAGCATTTCAATCTGCTGTCTAATCGAACTGTGCATGGGAATGTTGCGGTTCCGCTTGAGCTTGCTGGTGTCTCCCGAGAGGAACGCAATCAGCGGGTTCAGGAATACTTGCAGTTTGTCGGTCTCTCGGACAAGGCGGCACAATATCCGGCTCAGCTCAGCGGAGGGCAGAAGCAGCGGGTAGCCATTGCCAGGGCGCTTGCAAATCAGCCCCAGGTACTGCTCTGTGATGAACCGACCTCGGCACTTGATCCGAAGACAACAGGCGGTGTGCTGGAGCTGCTGGAGCATGTCAACAGGGAAATGGGCATTACCATCGTGATCGTTACGCATGAGGTATCTGTTGTGGAGCGGCTGTGCCAATCGGTTTCCTTCATGGACTCGGGCAAAATCCTTCGGACCGTAGAGCTGGCAGAGGGTGCATTGCCTCCAGATATGCTGGCCTGGTACGAGGAGCAGGAAGCAGGTGACGAGCGTTGA
- a CDS encoding methionine ABC transporter permease, with product MWKSIGQTFLMVGISLAAAILLGLPLGTLLYLTRKGQKYENRTLFGILDFIVNIVRSFPFLLLVVFMIPFTRMIVGTALGTVAASVPLAVVAIATYSRLAEQSLLEVPRGVVEASSSMGATLSQFIFKFLFVEARSGLVRGLTTSTISFISYSTVVGVVGGGGIGDFAIRYGYQRYETELMVFTILIMIVLVQLVQYLGNLLSRSLDKR from the coding sequence ATGTGGAAGTCGATCGGTCAGACCTTTCTGATGGTCGGGATCTCACTGGCAGCAGCTATATTGCTGGGTCTTCCGCTGGGAACACTTCTGTATTTGACGCGCAAAGGACAGAAATATGAGAATCGGACCCTATTTGGCATCCTCGATTTTATCGTTAACATTGTCCGGTCCTTTCCATTCCTGCTGCTGGTCGTCTTCATGATTCCTTTTACCCGGATGATTGTGGGGACCGCGCTTGGAACCGTCGCTGCTTCCGTACCGCTTGCCGTAGTGGCGATTGCTACTTATTCGCGTCTGGCAGAACAATCACTGCTTGAAGTGCCAAGAGGGGTTGTCGAGGCTTCCTCGTCTATGGGAGCGACACTCTCGCAGTTTATATTCAAATTCTTGTTTGTCGAGGCACGCTCCGGGTTGGTTCGGGGTCTTACCACTTCAACCATCAGCTTCATCTCGTACTCGACCGTGGTCGGCGTCGTGGGAGGCGGTGGAATTGGAGATTTTGCCATTCGCTATGGGTATCAAAGATATGAGACTGAGCTGATGGTGTTTACAATTTTGATCATGATTGTGCTTGTACAGTTGGTTCAATACTTGGGTAATCTGTTATCGAGAAGCTTGGACAAACGCTAA
- a CDS encoding MetQ/NlpA family ABC transporter substrate-binding protein yields the protein MRTLNSTRVMKWTGLLLILTIMLVAAGCGSNSGDTADNNEGASGTGESQTLRVASSLPAMVDMMEALKPTLKEEGIELEVVNVSDNIQPNDALKNNEVDANFFQHQVFMQQYNDNADANLTVVTPIYHIIYGGYSKNYDSIDALPEGATIAIPNDPANIGRSLAMFDQNGMIKLKEGVGTDGLQSDIVENPKNYKFQEVDLLMLARAYEDVDLVTMYPAYASPLGLTPKDAIVTEEMDEKYAISLVAREDNKDSEAIQKLAEVLTSDEARKYIEEKHPDTMIPAF from the coding sequence ATGAGAACATTAAACAGCACACGAGTAATGAAGTGGACAGGGCTCCTATTAATCTTGACAATAATGCTGGTCGCGGCGGGCTGCGGCTCGAATAGCGGCGATACAGCTGACAATAACGAAGGCGCATCAGGGACAGGTGAGTCCCAGACTCTGCGAGTGGCAAGCAGTCTTCCTGCCATGGTTGATATGATGGAAGCCTTGAAGCCGACATTGAAGGAAGAAGGAATCGAGCTCGAGGTTGTGAACGTATCGGATAACATTCAGCCAAATGATGCACTTAAGAATAATGAAGTGGATGCGAATTTCTTCCAGCATCAAGTGTTCATGCAGCAGTACAATGATAATGCTGATGCCAATCTGACGGTAGTCACTCCGATTTACCATATCATTTACGGCGGTTACTCCAAGAACTATGACAGTATTGATGCACTTCCGGAAGGTGCAACGATTGCCATTCCGAATGATCCGGCGAACATCGGACGGTCGCTTGCCATGTTTGACCAGAACGGGATGATCAAGCTGAAGGAAGGCGTCGGCACCGACGGACTTCAATCCGATATTGTAGAGAACCCGAAGAACTATAAGTTCCAGGAAGTGGATCTGCTGATGCTTGCTCGTGCATATGAGGATGTTGACTTGGTAACAATGTATCCTGCCTATGCCTCTCCTCTCGGCCTGACGCCGAAGGACGCGATTGTAACTGAGGAAATGGATGAGAAATACGCGATTTCACTCGTTGCTCGCGAGGATAACAAGGATTCAGAAGCCATTCAGAAGCTGGCCGAAGTACTTACCAGCGATGAGGCAAGAAAATATATTGAAGAGAAGCACCCGGATACAATGATTCCGGCGTTCTAA